The following coding sequences are from one Betaproteobacteria bacterium window:
- the dapD gene encoding 2,3,4,5-tetrahydropyridine-2,6-dicarboxylate N-succinyltransferase — protein MSHPLQSTIDELWERRTELTPASDAAQVAAINQVIEQLDSGALRVAEKIDGDWVTHQWIKKAVLLSFRVRDNRVQQAGDIRYFDKVDTKFEGWSEERFRQGGFRVVPGTIVRKGAFVARNAVLMPSFVNIGGYVDEATMVDTWVTVGSCAQIGKNVHLSGGVGIGGVLEPLQANPTIIEDNCFIGARSEVVEGVIVGENSVVSMGVYIGQSTPIYDRETGQVSYGRIPPGSVVISGSLPKAGGAYSLYAAIIVKKVDAQTRSKTSINELLRD, from the coding sequence ATGAGCCACCCCCTGCAATCCACCATCGACGAACTCTGGGAACGCCGCACCGAGCTGACCCCCGCCTCCGACGCCGCCCAGGTGGCCGCCATCAATCAGGTCATCGAGCAGCTCGACAGCGGCGCCCTGCGCGTGGCCGAGAAGATCGACGGCGACTGGGTCACCCACCAGTGGATCAAGAAAGCCGTGCTGCTCTCCTTCCGGGTGCGCGACAACCGCGTGCAGCAGGCCGGTGACATCCGCTATTTCGACAAGGTGGACACCAAGTTCGAAGGCTGGAGCGAGGAACGTTTCCGCCAGGGCGGCTTCCGCGTGGTGCCGGGCACCATCGTGCGCAAGGGCGCCTTCGTCGCCCGCAACGCCGTGCTCATGCCCTCCTTCGTCAATATCGGCGGCTACGTCGATGAAGCCACCATGGTCGACACCTGGGTCACCGTGGGCTCCTGCGCCCAGATCGGCAAGAACGTGCATCTCTCCGGCGGCGTCGGCATCGGCGGCGTCCTGGAACCGCTTCAGGCCAACCCCACCATCATCGAGGACAACTGCTTCATCGGCGCCCGCTCCGAAGTGGTCGAGGGCGTCATCGTGGGCGAGAATTCCGTGGTCTCCATGGGCGTCTATATCGGCCAGAGCACCCCCATCTACGACCGCGAGACGGGGCAGGTGAGCTACGGCCGCATCCCGCCCGGTTCGGTGGTCATCAGCGGCTCCCTGCCCAAGGCCGGCGGCGCCTACAGCCTCTACGCGGCGATCATCGTCAAGAAAGTGGACGCCCAGACCCGCTCCAAGACCAGCATCAACGAACTGCTGCGCGACTAG
- a CDS encoding DUF4339 domain-containing protein yields MTARFFVARDGQQTGPHTQDEIRAMLSAGRVGPGDLAWQDGMAEWRPLAEVLPAGAGVAAMALPGAAAAAGGGALKWGLGAGAAVLVLALGGVGAWQYQERERQVAEQQRIALEQQRRADDEARENERRLREEKQRAEEEARRLAEEKAQAEARERELQTRLEDERRQAEEERRQERQRARERERERAQEQERQRQESYERQQAQRYQQNPAYGYGTPQPIPGSPPGLCRECGIVQAVRQVSQQGEGSGVGAVAGGVVGGVLGNQVGKGRGKTAATVIGVLGGAVAGHQIEKSQRSRVVYETTVRFEDGNVRVFAQEGQPYWRQGDRVRYLNGTLNVY; encoded by the coding sequence ATGACTGCACGATTCTTTGTGGCCCGCGACGGCCAACAGACCGGCCCCCATACCCAGGACGAAATTCGCGCCATGCTGTCAGCGGGCCGTGTCGGTCCCGGCGACCTGGCCTGGCAGGACGGCATGGCCGAATGGCGGCCCCTGGCGGAGGTGCTCCCCGCCGGTGCCGGGGTGGCGGCGATGGCCCTGCCGGGCGCCGCGGCGGCGGCCGGTGGTGGAGCCCTCAAATGGGGCCTGGGCGCCGGGGCGGCGGTTTTGGTGCTTGCCCTGGGCGGTGTGGGGGCCTGGCAGTATCAGGAACGGGAACGGCAGGTGGCGGAGCAGCAGCGCATCGCCCTGGAGCAGCAGCGTCGTGCCGACGACGAGGCGAGGGAGAACGAGCGCCGCCTGCGGGAAGAAAAGCAGCGGGCCGAGGAAGAGGCCCGCCGACTCGCGGAAGAGAAGGCCCAGGCCGAGGCCCGCGAACGGGAATTGCAGACCCGGCTGGAAGACGAGCGCCGCCAGGCCGAAGAGGAGCGGCGGCAGGAACGCCAGCGGGCCCGGGAACGGGAGCGCGAGCGGGCTCAGGAGCAGGAAAGGCAGCGCCAGGAATCCTACGAGCGCCAGCAGGCGCAGCGCTATCAGCAAAACCCCGCCTATGGTTACGGCACGCCGCAGCCCATTCCGGGGTCGCCGCCGGGGCTGTGCCGCGAGTGCGGCATCGTGCAGGCCGTGCGCCAGGTGAGCCAGCAGGGAGAAGGTTCCGGTGTGGGTGCCGTGGCCGGCGGCGTGGTGGGCGGTGTTCTTGGCAATCAGGTGGGCAAGGGCCGGGGCAAGACCGCTGCCACGGTCATCGGCGTCCTGGGCGGTGCCGTGGCGGGCCACCAGATCGAAAAATCACAAAGGAGCCGCGTGGTCTACGAGACCACGGTGCGCTTCGAGGACGGCAACGTGCGGGTCTTCGCCCAGGAAGGCCAGCCCTACTGGCGCCAGGGCGACCGGGTGCGCTATCTGAACGGCACCCTCAACGTCTATTGA
- a CDS encoding ABC transporter substrate-binding protein, with protein sequence MVEQLVNSGIQRIAVFHQNDAFGEAGLAGVEKALAQHKLKIVSKGSYEKNTEAVADAVAHIARGAPQAVILVGIVRPVGAFIKAYLAGYPGTQMFSLSVVSAAELSQVAGDSARGVGITQVMPSPFNDHLRVVKEYQGALARFAPGTAPTYTSFEEYVGTRALIEALRNAGPNPGPAALHKALAALDTDLGGFKLRFAADKRVGSRFRTSPSSGGTARFSAERGAPVARRSPRRQFAPISLMTFPLPPNCLKFSLSPARPSGNGENPEAAQRLTRTRIGDTHAS encoded by the coding sequence ATGGTGGAACAACTGGTGAATAGCGGTATCCAGCGCATCGCCGTCTTCCACCAGAACGACGCCTTCGGCGAAGCGGGTCTGGCCGGGGTGGAAAAGGCCCTGGCCCAGCACAAGCTCAAGATCGTGAGCAAGGGCAGCTACGAAAAGAACACCGAAGCCGTGGCGGATGCCGTCGCGCACATCGCCCGGGGGGCGCCCCAGGCGGTGATTCTGGTCGGCATCGTGCGGCCTGTGGGCGCCTTCATCAAGGCCTATCTGGCGGGCTATCCGGGCACCCAGATGTTCAGCCTCTCGGTAGTCAGTGCCGCCGAGTTGAGCCAGGTCGCCGGAGACAGCGCCCGGGGGGTGGGGATCACCCAGGTCATGCCGTCCCCCTTCAACGACCACCTGCGCGTGGTGAAGGAGTACCAGGGGGCCCTGGCGCGCTTCGCACCGGGGACGGCACCCACTTACACCAGCTTCGAGGAATACGTGGGGACGCGCGCCCTCATCGAGGCCCTGCGCAACGCCGGCCCCAATCCGGGCCCGGCCGCCCTGCACAAGGCCCTCGCCGCCCTGGACACGGACCTGGGCGGCTTCAAGCTGCGCTTTGCCGCCGACAAGCGCGTGGGCTCCCGCTTCAGGACATCACCTTCATCGGGCGGGACGGCAAGGTTCTCCGCTGAACGGGGCGCCCCGGTTGCGCGGCGGTCCCCCCGCAGGCAATTTGCCCCGATTTCCCTCATGACCTTCCCCTTGCCGCCCAATTGCCTAAAATTCTCCCTGTCCCCTGCCCGCCCGAGCGGGAATGGGGAAAATCCCGAAGCCGCCCAACGGCTCACCCGCACCAGAATCGGAGACACCCATGCTTCTTGA
- a CDS encoding ABC transporter substrate-binding protein, with amino-acid sequence MNLPRPCRILAVLFGLAFLGLAGASPAEPLVIGQCAPLSGSLAGTGKEMVLGVRLAIESANAAGGVNGRPLKHVVKDDGYRTAETLRLTEELVERDKAVALVGYAGTGNIAELLKNGILARSNVPLVAPYTGGEPCAPLQSVDLSHPGRLRRRDGGHGGTTGE; translated from the coding sequence ATGAATCTCCCCCGCCCTTGCCGAATCCTCGCGGTCCTCTTTGGCCTGGCCTTCCTGGGCCTTGCCGGCGCAAGCCCTGCCGAACCCCTCGTCATCGGGCAGTGCGCCCCGCTCAGCGGCAGCCTCGCCGGGACTGGCAAGGAGATGGTGCTGGGCGTACGCCTGGCCATCGAATCCGCCAACGCCGCCGGGGGGGTGAATGGCAGACCCCTGAAACATGTGGTGAAGGACGACGGCTACCGCACGGCGGAGACCCTGCGCCTCACCGAGGAACTGGTCGAGCGCGACAAGGCGGTGGCCCTGGTGGGCTACGCGGGGACCGGCAATATCGCGGAACTCCTGAAGAACGGCATTCTCGCCCGCAGCAATGTTCCCCTGGTGGCGCCCTATACCGGCGGCGAGCCCTGCGCACCCCTTCAATCCGTAGATCTATCACATCCGGGCCGGCTACGGCGACGAGACGGAGGCCATGGTGGAACAACTGGTGAATAG
- a CDS encoding XRE family transcriptional regulator has protein sequence MAKKTEPVDVGTGDVFKDLGFADADERKLRTQLAMRLNDLIKERKLTQTAAAGIFGVPQPHVSELRHYKLSRFSSERLLHFITQLDRDVEIVIRQKAANHVTGLVSVLVAA, from the coding sequence ATGGCAAAGAAGACTGAACCGGTGGATGTGGGCACGGGCGATGTGTTCAAGGACCTCGGTTTTGCCGATGCCGACGAACGCAAGCTGCGCACGCAACTGGCGATGCGCCTCAACGATCTGATCAAGGAACGCAAGCTCACCCAGACGGCCGCTGCCGGAATTTTCGGCGTTCCGCAGCCGCACGTCTCCGAGCTGCGGCATTACAAACTCAGCCGGTTTTCGTCCGAGCGCCTGCTGCACTTCATTACCCAACTCGACCGGGACGTGGAGATCGTGATTCGCCAGAAGGCGGCGAATCATGTGACTGGCTTGGTGTCGGTGCTGGTGGCGGCCTGA
- a CDS encoding integrase arm-type DNA-binding domain-containing protein, translating to MGSNSRKELGALAVSQIKRRGINFVGGVAGLGLNVTQTGSRSWVLRYQVAGIRKDMGLGGYPDVTLAQAKELARAARIKLSQGIDPIEENRAARRKMIADLAAAISFKEAAKRYIDSQEPIWKNSKHVQQWRNTIDTYAVPKIGALAVGDVALTDVLAVLEPIWRSKTETASRLRGRIESILDWAAARGYRTGSNPARWKGLLDKILPAPGKIAKVDHHRALPYSDLPAFMLKLAEQQGMGARALEFAVLTACRSGEVRGATWDEFDLQSATWTIPANRMKAKKEHRVPLSPRALQIVTDLEKVAFCEFVFPSSHQPKMGSTKGASLSDMTLAAVLRRMDVPAVPHGFRSTFRDWCAEQTDYPNEVAEMALAHAISNKVEAAYRRGDLFEKRKQLMHDWEQYASSHRGS from the coding sequence ATGGGTAGCAATAGCAGAAAAGAACTTGGCGCTCTCGCCGTCTCGCAGATCAAGCGCAGGGGTATCAATTTTGTCGGGGGCGTCGCCGGCCTCGGCCTCAACGTCACGCAGACCGGCTCCCGTAGCTGGGTTTTGCGTTATCAGGTCGCCGGCATCCGCAAGGACATGGGACTTGGAGGGTATCCCGACGTAACCCTTGCCCAAGCAAAGGAATTGGCCCGGGCTGCCCGGATCAAGCTGTCTCAGGGCATCGACCCGATTGAGGAGAATCGTGCCGCACGCAGGAAGATGATTGCCGACCTTGCCGCCGCGATCAGCTTCAAGGAAGCAGCGAAACGCTACATCGACAGCCAAGAGCCAATCTGGAAGAACAGCAAGCACGTCCAGCAATGGCGAAACACCATCGACACCTACGCCGTCCCGAAAATCGGTGCTCTGGCGGTGGGGGACGTTGCCCTAACTGACGTTCTGGCCGTACTCGAACCGATCTGGCGTAGCAAAACCGAAACGGCCTCTCGCTTGCGTGGCCGGATTGAGTCAATTCTGGATTGGGCGGCGGCGCGAGGGTATCGGACTGGATCGAACCCTGCACGCTGGAAGGGATTGCTGGACAAGATTCTTCCCGCCCCCGGGAAAATCGCCAAGGTCGATCATCATCGCGCTTTGCCATATTCGGATTTGCCAGCCTTCATGCTGAAACTTGCGGAGCAGCAAGGCATGGGGGCTCGGGCATTGGAATTTGCCGTCCTGACCGCCTGTCGTTCCGGCGAGGTACGCGGTGCGACTTGGGACGAATTCGATCTGCAGAGTGCCACTTGGACAATTCCTGCCAATCGCATGAAAGCCAAGAAGGAACACCGGGTTCCGCTTTCGCCGAGAGCATTGCAGATCGTTACGGACTTGGAGAAGGTAGCCTTTTGCGAGTTTGTCTTCCCCAGTTCGCACCAGCCGAAAATGGGGAGCACCAAAGGTGCCTCTCTCTCCGATATGACCTTGGCCGCCGTCCTGCGCCGCATGGACGTTCCGGCTGTCCCGCATGGTTTCCGCTCTACCTTCCGGGATTGGTGCGCCGAACAGACCGACTACCCGAACGAGGTCGCCGAAATGGCATTGGCCCACGCGATCAGCAACAAGGTGGAAGCGGCCTATCGCCGTGGCGACCTATTCGAGAAGCGCAAGCAACTAATGCACGACTGGGAGCAGTATGCCTCGTCGCATCGTGGCTCATAG
- a CDS encoding AlpA family phage regulatory protein: MSESISGQPYGYIRQKDLLTILPFSPATLWRKVKAGTFVQPVKLSARITAWNKAEVYEWLKQQEGK; the protein is encoded by the coding sequence ATGTCCGAGAGTATTTCAGGTCAGCCCTACGGCTACATTCGTCAGAAAGACCTGCTGACGATCCTTCCCTTCTCCCCCGCAACGCTTTGGCGCAAAGTCAAAGCGGGTACGTTTGTCCAACCGGTGAAGCTTTCAGCCCGCATTACTGCGTGGAACAAGGCCGAAGTCTATGAATGGCTGAAGCAGCAGGAGGGTAAATAA
- a CDS encoding AAA family ATPase — MTTRDPLRLSVVAKEKEFQLYRASDFPDLPEMLWLVEDIFPEQGLLCMYGSSGVGKSFLCLDLAAAVAEGVDWFGHPTQQGDVVYVALEGQAGLRLRVKAWETYHGRPFPSGVRFVFDDFFINELQEPRQLGLKILHGNGSGDYCDPVLVIIDTLNRAAPGSDENSCADMNGIIAGATMLKMTTEAAVLLIHHPGKDATRGLRGHSSLHAALDTVVEVDEDGEVIRWRLAKSKDGENGISHGFKLKTVEFGVSSSGKPRKSCVVESVEGYVSTKPASRPAGAHQQVILDAAREFLIQHRVERFNVDFPDASFVGMPFNDLLNLVWDRLHNVPQSHRKDRARQALRRLCEMGFLAVDGDYITLPMPE, encoded by the coding sequence ATGACTACCCGTGACCCGCTTCGCCTCAGTGTCGTCGCGAAGGAGAAGGAATTCCAGTTGTACCGCGCCAGCGATTTTCCCGATCTGCCCGAAATGCTGTGGTTGGTGGAAGACATTTTCCCCGAGCAGGGGCTGCTGTGCATGTATGGCTCCAGCGGTGTCGGCAAATCGTTCTTGTGCCTGGACTTGGCAGCCGCTGTCGCCGAAGGTGTCGATTGGTTTGGTCACCCCACTCAACAGGGCGACGTCGTGTATGTTGCGCTGGAAGGGCAAGCCGGTTTGCGCCTGCGTGTCAAAGCTTGGGAGACCTATCACGGTCGGCCTTTTCCCTCGGGGGTGCGCTTCGTATTCGATGATTTCTTTATCAACGAACTTCAGGAACCCCGGCAGCTTGGCCTCAAAATTCTGCATGGCAATGGATCGGGCGATTATTGTGATCCCGTTTTGGTGATCATTGACACCTTGAATCGTGCCGCCCCGGGCTCCGATGAAAATTCGTGCGCCGACATGAACGGCATTATTGCCGGCGCGACGATGCTCAAAATGACTACCGAGGCCGCTGTTCTGCTGATTCATCACCCCGGAAAAGATGCAACCCGGGGCCTCCGTGGCCATTCCAGTTTGCATGCCGCATTGGACACTGTTGTCGAAGTTGATGAGGACGGCGAAGTGATTCGCTGGCGGCTCGCGAAATCCAAGGATGGCGAAAACGGTATCAGCCATGGGTTCAAGCTGAAGACGGTCGAATTCGGTGTCAGCAGCAGCGGCAAACCTCGCAAATCCTGTGTGGTGGAATCGGTTGAGGGCTACGTTTCGACCAAACCCGCGTCGCGCCCGGCGGGCGCCCATCAGCAGGTAATCTTGGATGCTGCCCGTGAATTCTTGATCCAGCATCGCGTTGAGCGCTTCAACGTCGATTTTCCGGATGCCTCTTTCGTGGGGATGCCGTTTAATGATCTGCTGAACTTGGTCTGGGACAGGCTGCATAACGTCCCGCAGTCGCATCGGAAGGACCGCGCTCGGCAGGCCCTAAGGCGGCTGTGCGAGATGGGTTTCCTCGCTGTTGACGGCGACTACATCACGCTGCCGATGCCCGAATAA
- a CDS encoding helix-turn-helix transcriptional regulator gives MRGGDKTLMKAFGLELSSLRKAARLSQEELAYRAKVNRTYVAKLELGENQPTLTSMQLLAEALGKPLPEMIANALERYDALTEIEQT, from the coding sequence ATGCGCGGCGGGGACAAGACACTGATGAAAGCTTTCGGATTGGAGCTGAGTTCGCTCCGGAAAGCTGCGCGCCTATCGCAAGAGGAGCTGGCCTATAGGGCCAAGGTCAATCGAACCTACGTCGCCAAACTCGAACTTGGCGAAAACCAGCCCACCCTGACAAGCATGCAGCTTTTGGCAGAGGCATTGGGGAAGCCGCTACCGGAAATGATCGCGAACGCCCTTGAGCGCTACGACGCTTTGACCGAGATTGAGCAGACGTAG